The sequence GCATCGCCGACGGGCAGACCTACTCGCTCACGGCCGGCGACGACAGCGATCCCGCGCTGTACGAGCGGGTGGGCGGCGAGGTGGCCGTCAGCGAGTTGATGGAGCGGATGATCACGCGCTCCAGCAACCTGGCTACCAATGCCCTGATCGCCCTCGCGGAGCCCGCGCGCATCGCGGAACTCATGGAGCGCATCGGTGCCGGGGACATGCGGGTGCTGCGCGGCGTGGAAGACAACGCCGCATTTCGTGCCGGGATGAACAACTCCACGACGGCCTACGCGCTCATGCGGGTGATGCGCGCTGTCGCGGACCCATCGGTGCTGGGGGAGGACGCCTCGCGCGAGATGCAGGCGATCCTTCAGCGGCAGGAGTTCACCGAGATGATCCCGGCCGGACTGCCCGCAGGGACACGCGTGGCGAACAAGACGGGCAACATCACCCGAATCGCCCACGATGCCGCCATCGTGTATCCGCCCGGCCGCGCGCCCTACGTGCTCGTGGTCCTGACCCGCGGCTTCGCTGACCAGAACGCCGCCGCCGCCGTAGGCCGCGACATCTCCGCGGCGGTCTGGCGCCACGTCGTGCGATAGGTAGGCAC comes from Longimicrobium sp. and encodes:
- a CDS encoding serine hydrolase encodes the protein MKPTPTLALVLVAASCAPVPAVTPMPSTVPTASLEAEVRALVRAAAGDTAEVSVAFLDLQTGDSLLVDAHVRMHAASTMKVPVMMELFRRRAAGELAMDRGMVLRNAFTSIADGQTYSLTAGDDSDPALYERVGGEVAVSELMERMITRSSNLATNALIALAEPARIAELMERIGAGDMRVLRGVEDNAAFRAGMNNSTTAYALMRVMRAVADPSVLGEDASREMQAILQRQEFTEMIPAGLPAGTRVANKTGNITRIAHDAAIVYPPGRAPYVLVVLTRGFADQNAAAAVGRDISAAVWRHVVR